The Chloroflexota bacterium sequence CCTGCATCCACCGACCGACTACCTGATGGGGCAGCGATTCGGGTGATCGGCAGGGTGAACGGCGAACCGACTCCGGGCTGACTTCTTCAGCAGCCATCGGGACGTGCGAGACCAAGGGTTTGTGATGCTCACGGGTTGTCAGTGCCGTCCTGCGATCGTCTGCGGTGCACCGGCCGCGGTGGGTTGACTACACCGGGACGGGTGGAAGGGCGCGGAGAAGTTCGAGTGCCCGTTCGAAGGCTTTGGCCCATGGCCACTCGAGTGGAGCCCGAAGTGTCGGTCTGCCACCGGGGCTGACCAACCGGGCGGGGATCGACAGGAATCGGGTGCGCACCGTGCGGGCCACGGTGAGGTGGTCCTTCGGAGTGATCTCGCCGAGCATGGCGCTCCAGCGGATGAGGTCGTGGGCCAGGGCGGCACAGACCAGCCAAGCGGCATTGGCGCTGAAGTTGCCCGAGGGAACGTGCTCCATGCCCGCACCCTCCTTCAGGTCCTTGATGGCCAACTCCACGGTGGCGTGGGACCGATGGAAGGCGTCGGCCTCGACAGCGGTGCCGCCCTGATCGGTCAGGAAGGCGAAGTGGCGCCACTCGGGCCACAGTGTCGCCTGCCGCCCGATCAGCCGGGTGCGGCGCACGACGAGCCGGCGTCCCTTGTAGACACACTCGGCCACCTCGGCGATGCCGTCACACGTGTAGTCGATCGGGGTCCAGGCCTCCTCCTCGATGGCGGACACCGCCGTGACCACGGACTTCACCATCCGGACCCCCATGGTGTAGCCGACGCCCAGTCGAGAGAGCGTGGCAATGGTGGTATTCGACCAGAACCCCGAGTCGAATCGCATGACCAGGTCGCCGGTGGCCCCCGCCCGACGGAGCCGGGCGACAAGCTCTTCGACGAACCGCTTGGTCCCCCGCTGGGTGTTGGCCGAGCCCTTGCGCATCCGGACGTGGAGGAGCTCACCGGTCCCGGCCCGGGTGGCGAGGAGGGGGTGGTAGCCGAGCTTCTTCGTGTAGCCGTAGCCGGCGCCGTGCTTGGTCTTGCCGCACACCTCACAGATGGTGGAGTCGAGGTCGACGACCAATCGGTCCGAACCGGGTCCGGCACCGAGGGACCATGCCCGACGCAGTGTCTCGGCGAAGACCGCATCGAGTTGGCGCACATGGCCGAAGGAGAACGACCGGAGGAACGTGCCCAGGGTGGAGGGGGCCATCACCCGGTGGGGCAACACCGCCTGGGTGGCACCGGATCGCAGCACGTCGGCGTGATCGATGTGGCTGCCGCCAGCCACGATGGCGTGGACCAGGGTCAGGACCTTGCGCCCGGGGAGGGCTCCGCCCACTCGTCCCGACAGGTCGACCAAGTCGTTGATCAGCGCTTCGAGACACAGTCGGACCACCAGGGTGGCCACCAGCAACAGCCCGGCGTTGGCTACCAGATTCGGCTCATCGAAGGTCACCTCGATGCGATCGATTCCGCGCGATACTGATCCCACTGAAAGTGCCTCCTGGTTCTGGTGTGAATCGTGACTTCGAC is a genomic window containing:
- a CDS encoding IS1380 family transposase; translated protein: MGSVSRGIDRIEVTFDEPNLVANAGLLLVATLVVRLCLEALINDLVDLSGRVGGALPGRKVLTLVHAIVAGGSHIDHADVLRSGATQAVLPHRVMAPSTLGTFLRSFSFGHVRQLDAVFAETLRRAWSLGAGPGSDRLVVDLDSTICEVCGKTKHGAGYGYTKKLGYHPLLATRAGTGELLHVRMRKGSANTQRGTKRFVEELVARLRRAGATGDLVMRFDSGFWSNTTIATLSRLGVGYTMGVRMVKSVVTAVSAIEEEAWTPIDYTCDGIAEVAECVYKGRRLVVRRTRLIGRQATLWPEWRHFAFLTDQGGTAVEADAFHRSHATVELAIKDLKEGAGMEHVPSGNFSANAAWLVCAALAHDLIRWSAMLGEITPKDHLTVARTVRTRFLSIPARLVSPGGRPTLRAPLEWPWAKAFERALELLRALPPVPV